The following DNA comes from Ricinus communis isolate WT05 ecotype wild-type chromosome 10, ASM1957865v1, whole genome shotgun sequence.
TAAGCTAGctcatataaatttgaatagaacatttaaaagcatcaattttttttttccaagaaaagagaaaggggCAGGGGGCAGAGGTGGAGTGCTGAAACTTGGCTCAAGGGGAAATCTTATAACCAACACGGACCATCATTTAACAGGTTATTTATCCgggtgttttctttttgtttgttccaatatttaattctttttctggGAACAAGTAAGGTTACAGTCCAACAATATATGCAATTTCTTGTTAAGTTAGTAGATTGGAATGAGACCAAAGTTTATGTGCAAACATATGacatatatgaataaatcAGTGAGTAAAATGATAAGGCGTGTATATGCGCTATTATGCTCCAAACATGTCCAGCTGATGTTCCTTTATGGGACTCATTCAGAATCTCCACAAGCCTTTCCTTTATCAATCTATCTTTTTGaggcaataaaaaaaatagaaatgaatcATATTGCATGAAGTGTGTAGATTAAAAAACTTCAAGAAACCTAAGCAATATTGCACATCAATCTGCAAAATTAGGCCTCCTTATCAAGCAATCAAAACAACCAATGGCGGAAAATAGAAGAAATCCTCCAATCACCTAAGCAAGTCTTTCTCAGAACAAGCTTCCCCCATGGGTATCAGGttgaaaatatttacattAGCAAATTACTTTCCatcagattttttttttttttaactgaaGTACGAGAATAAACTGATGTAGCGATTGTGAGACCAATTTCCAGGTCATCTTGAAAACAACTGCAAATGATTTTGTGTTCTATTACCTCTTATAATTCTTAGTAGTAAACTGTATTTGCACCATATCATAACCCCAAGGGCCACAGTATTATCCAAATATACTTCCTTTCAGTGAATACAATGATAATATTCAAAGAATGCAGTTTATTAGATCCTAAACCAGGGTTGACCATTATGCTTCTGCTTCTATGCAGCTGGTACACACCATAAATAAAGTTCTAATATCAAACAGATGTAAACAGGGAAACACTTGTTCTGGATGACTTAGAAATGGCACAACCAAAGCAGAAGGCCAAACACAAATCTAGACTTATTATTAGTATATCAGTTGCAATGAAATCTTtcaaaaatttgatttcaagTTAGTACCATCTATCTTTTagttcctttcttcttcacttcagatttaaaattgaagagtTTTTCAGCTATTGTTTACTATTTATCTTACTTGGGCGTCtgtttctattattttctgcCCAACAACAAAGATGAATTATGGGAAAGGGCTGCAATGAGAATTTGACCTTGGTACGAGGAATCAAAACATTTCTAGGGATCGGCAGCCCTTGTGAAGCAGCATATTGCTGAGCTGCTAAAAGCTTTGCCTTCGTAAAGCGAGTTCCTTCAACAAAGAGACCCAACCAAAAGGGTCGAGGGAAGTCCTTTAGCCGTTGGATACCTGACTGCAGATagaatccataaaattcagaACAGGATCAAGAAGCATATAAAAGCGAGATACAGATGTGCCCATGGCAATTTAATGAACATTAATCAAATATCAGCAGTAATATGCATGTGGACAAACATTATGTAATAGAATGCATTCGTACCTTTAATGTGCTTTCATCCTTGGCCCAGCTTCTTTCCAGGAATAGGTACTCGGAAAACCACATGGACCAGCCTATGACCTGCATCATGTTGCAAAAGCAATTAACCTCCATAGACATGCAAGTACcagtaaagaaaaaacaaatgaaaTGCAATTTTAAAGCATGCATTTAAATGGAAGAAGTGCAGGAGATGGAATTAAATTTGGCAACATGCTATACTTGCTAGTAATTCACATATTCTCATAATTAACATCGATGTTTAATCTTCAGAAATTTGCAGACTCTCCTTTTATGACATACATTGATGTCTGATACGAACTATTTTGTTCTAAATTACTCCAAGTTCCAAACACATTAATTTGTgagatttaaatattaatgattCTAGTCTAGTTCTCTTAACGGGCACAGCACCAAAGTGTATAACTGCAAATAGAACTAAAATTCAGGTACCAAACTCAATTATGCCATTAAGACATGTAACTTACCGGAAGaaattttgatgatttcttCATGACAGCTAATGCACTGCCAAGACATCCTGCGCGCTGTCATAAGCAATTTCAGTCATTAGTCAGCACAAACAgtataaagaattttaaaggagaaaagaaagaaaggggtggaagaggaggaagaaaaaaaagaatgggGGTGGATGAGGGGCACACTGGAGAACATGAATTCATAAATCAGAAGGCATAAGACGGCTATTTGAAGTCAAATCATCAATGTTTAGTGTTTATGTCTGGATCCAATCAAGTTGCTATGCATCAGCAATGTACCTGAGCCAACATCCATCCAACAAGCCAATCAATGTCGCTTCTGTGGTTGGCTAAGATAAGCGCATGTTCTTTGCCTGAAAAATTCACAGCATGAGCATACAAGTAAGTAACAGAGCAGATTTATGAACTAGACCTATACCTATCTCaacaacatgagaaaaaaaaaacaagcaGCCACCATCTCAGTTCATGAAATTTTTGCCTACCCATCAAGCACAATGTCTCTCGATCTGTATATACTTGGATCTGCATACACAAATGATTAAGATTTAACTTTCCAGGAGGTAGAACTGAAACAACAAACCCAACTGTCAGAAGCTATTTCTTGCATGCTATTGACTCCATTGTACTTACTATTATACAAAAAGCATCTCACTCAAATAAAGTGAAGGGATAaagagcaagaaaaagaaggaactGTTCCCATTTGGGGAGGGGCGTCATAAGGAAATGGAATGGCTCATGAGGTACACTTGTACCCATTTGGAGAAAGACCACCACCAAATGCAAGAAATAAAAGTGCACATCATCAACAGTGTTTAGAATTGGTTACAAAATGCACTGCATGGTTAAAATTCCAATTTCTACATACTGATCTTCACTTCCCAAGTAgcaacatatatttatattctcaAAATCTACATACGTCTAACCGAACTCAATAATGTTCCATCTTTTTGTCCGTTGAGAGGAGAAGAAGTAAGCAGCAAGTTTGACATGCTTTACACATACTACAGAAAATTGGGTTGGTTTGATAATATACGGAAATTAACTATACATGAATCAGATCAAATAGAAATATGGTTTAGCACACAACTTGGGTTGGTTTGCATAGAATGAGAACAGAGACTTAACAAAAGAACATACTAGACTAAACTGAAATAGTTTATGATATAGACCCAATTAGTACTAACTTCtgatttatagaaaatttCAATAACTTGCTTCCCCCATCACCAACCAAGGACCAATAATAGAAGAGAGCACACTCAGACTGAAATGAAATTACACCACCTAATCAATCTACAAACAATTTTGTAGTAACAGATCAGCAGCATCATACAAACTTCTACCTCAAGTGATTTGCCATGtaagaaattttttacaaacccagtaaataaataaataaaaaggcaTGATATGGAAAGAGGTTTTTGAGGTAGAAACCTTAATTTTAGCCCACCAGTCAACGAGCCATACAAGTTCCAGCCATAACAACTCAGCTAAAGCTCTATTGATCATTCTGTAACTACTCTTTGAGATTGGCCTAATCAGAACAAAGCAGATTGCCTGAAACATCGAAAAGTAGCTTAGTTAATAACATAAACATTGAGTTCCCAACTGAAGATTCAAAAGCCAGACCtacaaaactaaaaacaaaaaccTAGAAATCGAATAAACTCACATAGAACAAAGATACGATTAGCCCAAATATCTATATACTACTTGAcaaacaaccttataaaacGAAATCTAAATGAAATGGGtaatatatcaaaaagaaacaaaagggaAGTATCTATGTACCTGAAAGAGATTAACAACTAAACCAGACAAGAAAAAGAGAACACCCAATGGTAAGATAACAGCTACAGCTGCAACAGCCATGCTCCCTCAATCAATTTTGGTtgagataaaaaagaaattgcaagaaagagagatttatattattacagaaaacaaaaacaccAAAGCCTATAGAAGAgggttttaattaaatcagtGAATATCTTTTTGTGTGAGTATGTTTAGGAGGATGaagaaaatctttttcttGGAAGTATCGAATTGGGTATTGCTTCCGTATGGGTTTTAATTAAAGAATGGACGGATGGGtagattgatttttttttttttttgtcaggTTGTCAAGCAGTGAATGTGTGTGTAAAGagtaaaaagagaaagaaagattttaAACACAATTTCAAGGAGAAATCCAAAGAGAGAGTGAGTGTGCTCTGTGCGTGACAGCAGTTTTTCTTCGAGTTTCTTCAACTGCGAGAAACGGAAAAGGTGAAAAGGAATAAGGTCAATTTACCCCCTAAACTTATCCAAAAAGATCAAATCCACCCTTTTGAGCTTTTTGGATCAATTTAGCAAACAACTCGTCATATTTGGCTCAAGTAACCAATGTTTTAGAGAATTAAAAAAGCCGTATTTTGCAATTCTCATAGAAGTCGTGAGTtgcattaattaatattatatctaattttctttttatctgtatctttttcttttctttagttaCAAATCACTAAATTCTACTATCataaattcaattcaaatcaCGCCAGCAACACCCAAAtccatttaaaataatttcaagctaatatttttcttgattaatAGCAAAACCTCATCAACACCTACTGCTATCTCCTCCTCAAAATCACCATCATCTCTCTCCTTTGCATTGTCAAGGATGAGAGggaataaagaagaaaatgttATCCATGCACTTGcttcttataaatttatccaTGCAATCTCTTTTAATCCATGATCTACAACTAAAGAGCTTAGCATAAAGCCCCTTAACACTACCTTATCCCCTTACACATCCATAAAGCAAACAACTCTTTTAAAGAAGTCACCAAGAAGCCTAGCAATTTTGttatcaaagaaaaatgcaaatgGGTCCAGACTGCAATTTTAACCATAATTTGCTAAGTGAAATGAGAGCCGGTAGTAATTGGTAGTGAAGGATTTTTGTGGTCAATTTGGATTtaatgcttttcttttttgttcgaTTTTTGATGTTCTAGTTGTTGCTGTTGATGTTGTTTTTTATGTTGGGAAAGGTAGTGGCATTGATGGTAAGGATGGCGCAGCCAATGGTGCTGGTGGTTTGGTCTCGTGActattatgtttaatttttgttgttgacgatgaaaaaatatttaaataacaattttatcctttttttacatcaaattatttttttaaaatatagtaaatcATACTCTTTAGTGATGATAAATTGGAGCAATATGAGCCAAAAATGACAATTTATGtgttaaattgataaaaaaagattaaaagggCGACAATAAGTTTAGAGAGTAAATTAAACAGTAttccaatatatataaatttattattactatcTAATCCTCTCGGTAGGCATTAAATAAATGGAATTCGTATCCGGATATGTTTTTCGATTGGCGTTGATTGAATATATGGATTTCATaccttatttatatatatattctttcaatatttttaatttactaatatgatattttatcataaaaagattatatttagtttaataaattaaaatttatatattttttcatacttaaATATGAAcagtttacatttttatggcATGAAATCTTCTTATGCACATATACAATctaatcttttcaaaaattagcattatataaaatttgataaataatataaattaactaaattgaatatccaaattgaaattaagcgggtttaatttaaataaaattttattattacaaatttgaatataattgaaattatttataaatcaatcaactagtttagttataattatgAACCAATCAAATcgaattatgaaaatatttaatgacaTTGATTGCATCCGAGCTATAAATTGATGATTAACCACAAGGTCTAATGGCTCTTCATATTTCTAATTTACAAGATATTGATTAACATAATCACGTCTCAGACAAATAAGTAATCTCATAAACTTAGTTCCTTACAAAGGATTTGTTGGCGTAACGGTAAGCAACGGTAAATCTCTTTAAATTACTCATATtagtaaagaaaaaatcacGAGAATATGAAATTCTACTTTCTATTCAtgttactttattattttctttatcaagAGCTTCAAGACTCACCAAAGGATACTAATTCTcaaagattttataatttaaagtagttttatttaaattttgaatcgTGTTAGATTTAAGCTAGATTTATTAGATGGACCTACgtcttgaaaaaaaaaaaaactacttCCGTTAAAACCAattgaatctaaaaaaaattatttttttgaatataaagaaataaaaaaaccaTCGCAATTGTCGAAAATACTAAGCCCACTATTATTTTGGAGATTTATAATTCTTCCGTTTTACTAGACGGAATCTcaataaattagatttataaGAACTGCTAAGTCctagttttttaatataaaaaagcaTTTTGGCCTGGTCTCGAATTTTCAAAGAAATGATATTTTCAaaaccatttaaaaaaataattctaaaattggaaaataaaaaagtgtcCAAATCTGGGTATTTTCAGACGAGATTAGGCAGATACAGAAGGCGATCAAGAGTTGCATAAGTTGCCTTTCTACGTATGTTCACAGCCTagatttctaattttctttacaaaaaaaaaaaaaacgtttATTTTGGTTCATAAGGGCAAATTCAATTTAGTACGGATAAATCTTTCCCAAGTAAATGTACGGATAAATTGAACTGTTGGCCAAAAcacaatttagtttttatattttaaaatagatcAAATACATTcttcaaatttgaaaaattagataattatatttttgaaactaacttttctttttaactagtgatctctctttttttcttttgccaaagtgaagaagaagaaattattaatttatagtttataCTAGTTAAAAAGGCACATGAAAAAAATGAGTTAAATCGATTTCTTTTGACgtctaaaattaattgagtCTCGTATTATTATACtgtaaaatatgaaattaatttcaaaaatataatttctatatttttaaaatattagaaatataatcaAACTATTTCTAAATCCAGAGATTCAATTAGATTTCAGccaataattaaaagatttatctaTATTTGTTACCTTTTATCAATTATCTCATTAATTAAGGCATTCATCATCAATTATCATGGAGCAAAATTGGGTCATTGAGACAAAACACCGAACTTGGTCTTTGATATTCTCTTTAAAGTATTTATGCACCTTTACTattgggattttttttttttacaattattagtattttaattaacaacTTGCTTCTATAATAAGACAAATACAAAGTCCATATTATGTTCTTTGTTAAAAGGGAAATTTGATTATACTAATATTAGAGTATTTGGTTCTtgtttatgtatatatataactttgcAACAATGTGAAACTAAATTTGACACTTGCTCTTTGCCTTGTATATCTTGACAGTA
Coding sequences within:
- the LOC8278956 gene encoding 1-acyl-sn-glycerol-3-phosphate acyltransferase 2 (The RefSeq protein has 1 substitution compared to this genomic sequence), which codes for MAVAAVAVILPLGVLFFLSGLVVNLFQAICFVLIRPISKSSYRMINRALAELLWLELVWLVDWWAKIKIQVYTDRETLCLMGKEHALILANHRSDIDWLVGWMLAQRAGCLGSALAVMKKSSKFLPVIGWSMWFSEYLFLERSWAKDESTLKSGIQRLKDFPRPFWLGLFVEGTRFTKAKLLAAQQYAASQGLPIPRNVLIPRTKGFVSAVSNMRSFVPAIYDVTVAIPKNSPQPTMLRLFKGQSSVVHVHIKRHLMKDLPETDDAVAQWCKDLFVAKDALLDKHIAEDTFSEQELQDIGRPKKSLVVVTLWSCLLIFGTLKFLQWSSLLSSWKGIALSMSALAIVTVLMHILIRFSQSEHSTPAQVAPANHAQVAPENPQNGGEPSEKAENKQD
- the LOC8278956 gene encoding 1-acyl-sn-glycerol-3-phosphate acyltransferase 2 isoform X1, with the translated sequence MAVAAVAVILPLGVLFFLSGLVVNLFQAICFVLIRPISKSSYRMINRALAELLWLELVWLVDWWAKIKIQVYTDRETLCLMGKEHALILANHRSDIDWLVGWMLAQRAGCLGSALAVMKKSSKFLPVIGWSMWFSEYLFLERSWAKDESTLKSGIQRLKDFPRPFWLGLFVEGTRFTKAKLLAAQQYAASQGLPIPRNVLIPRTKGFVSAVSNMRSFVPAIYDVTVAIPKNSPQPTMLRLFKGQSSVVHVHIKRHLMKDLPETDDAVAQWCKDLFVAKDALLDKHIAEDTFSEQELQDIGRPKKSLVVVTLWSCLLIFGTLKFLQWSSLLSSWKGIALSMSALAIVTVLMHILIRFSQSEHSTPAQVAPANPKNEGEPSKKAESKQD